GTGCGTATCGCCCAGCGCCAGGAGCGCGCCGAGATCGTGGCGGACCTGGAGGAGGCCGGCTACGACGTCATCGACCTCACCGACGACGAGCTCGCCAAGGTCCACGTGCGCTCCATGATCGGCGGGCGCGCCACCCCGGGAGTGCCCGAGCGCCTCTTCTCCTTCCTCTTTCCCGAGTCGCCCGGAGCGCTGGCTCACTTCCTTGAGGTGCTGGGGACCCGCTGGAACATCACCCTGTTCCACTACCGCACTGACGGCGCCGACTACGGCCGCATCCTGTGCGCCTTCGCGGCCGGGCCCGACGACGTCGAGCTGACCGAGCACATGGACCGCCTCGGCTACTCCTACAACGAGGAGACCGCCGACCCTGCCTTCCGTTTCTTCCTGGCGCGATAATCCGGGACAAATTCGAGCCTCATCCGCCTTCTTCGGAAAGACACACAAGGGTGGAGTGTGTTGTGGCAGGTATCATGCAATAGGGGGTCGCTCTTTCTGTTGGAACTCCCATAAGGTTATTGCTAAATCATTTGTCGCGGCCGGGTGCGCCAAAGGAGTCTTCGCCTGACGCCGAACCCGACCCGGCTCATCCCGACCAGGAGAAAAAGCATGACCCGTCTTGCCGTCGTCGTCGGTTCCGTTCGCCCCAACCGCGTGGGTGGCTCCATCGCTCAGTGGGTGGTCGACCAGGCCAACAAGATCGAGGGCGTTGAGGCTGAGATCGTCGACATCGCCTCCTTCAGCCTGCCCCTGTTCGCCGAGGAGATCCCCCCGCGCATGGCCGTCCCCAGCGACCCGGCCGGCGCCGCCTTCGATGAGGCCCTGAAGTCCTTCGACTCGCTGATCTTCGTCACCCCCGAGTACAACTTCTCCATCCCCGGCGCGCTGAAGAACGCCATCGACTTCCTTCAGCCCGGCGCCGTGGCCAACAAGGGCGTGGGCGTGGTCGGCTACTCCTACAGCGTCGGCATCCGCGCTGTCAGCCACCTTCAGCAGATCCTCCAGGGGATGGGTGCCGCTGTTGTGGCCTCCAACGTGTTCCTGTCGCTCAACACCGACTTCGCCGACGGCGTCTTCTCGCCGGCCGCCTTCCACGACGCCGAGGTCCCGGCCATGGTGCGCGACGTCGTCGCCCACTCCGACGCCCTGGCCTCCCTGCGCTGAGGACTCCGAGCTCGGCCGTTCGGCTGAGCCGGAGGACGCCAGTCCATCACGTCGCCGTCGGTGGCACCCGCGGGTGCCCCGGCGGCGACGTCGTTCGTGCCAGGGGTGCCGGGACGCGCTTCGGCGGGTGGGTAGGGTTTCCCCATGACTGAGCGCAGCGAGCGAGGCGGTTCCCGCCGGTACGACAGGGGCGGATACGGCGAGCGCGGTGACCGGGGAGGCTCTGGTGGCGACCGCGGTTATCGAGGTGACCGCGGTTATCGGGGCGGCTCGGGCTACCGAGGAGGCTCGGGAGGCGGTCGTGGAGGAGACCGGGGTTACCGGGGCGGCTCCGGCGGTGATCGCGGAGGAGACCGCGGCTACCGGGATGGCGAGCGCGGCCGCTCGCGCCGCGTCTATGACGACGAGCCCCGCGACGGCCTCCTGGCAGATCTCGTCGGCCATCTCCACGCCCTGGACGGACGCTCCTACGCCGCCTACAAGGCGATCGTCGGACGCTACCGGGCGCCCGCCGGCTGGTTCCTGCACATTGACCGCGTCCAGTCCGACCCCTACGCCCCGCCCACGCGCATCCACGTGGACGTGCCCACTGACCTGCACGGCCTGGAGCTGCTCGACGAGGCCGACCTGCTGACCAATGCGGACCGGCGCCTGGCCGTGGGCGACTTCCTCACCCGCGAGCTGCACGCGGGCTTCCGCGGCACGGCGCTGTCCATCGCCTCCCCGGGACAGGAGATCCTGCAGCGCTCCAGCATCATCCTGCGCCCCGAGGAGAAGAAGGAGGGGACCGGCTGGGTGCTGGAGGTCCGCGCCCGCCTGGCCCTGCCCGCCCAGGGTCGCTCCATCCAGGGCCACGAGGCCTCCCGGATCGTGGGGCGCGACCTCGTGCGCGAGCTGGAGGAGGCCATGGACCTCACCGGCGAGCGGGGCGACCGGCTCGTGCGCCACGTCGCCACCCTTGAGGACCACCGGGCCCTGACCGCGACGGTGGCCCGCAACGGCTGGGTGGCCTTCCTCGCCGACGGCTCCGTCCTGCCGCGCCGTTCCGG
This region of Actinomyces oris genomic DNA includes:
- a CDS encoding NADPH-dependent FMN reductase, encoding MTRLAVVVGSVRPNRVGGSIAQWVVDQANKIEGVEAEIVDIASFSLPLFAEEIPPRMAVPSDPAGAAFDEALKSFDSLIFVTPEYNFSIPGALKNAIDFLQPGAVANKGVGVVGYSYSVGIRAVSHLQQILQGMGAAVVASNVFLSLNTDFADGVFSPAAFHDAEVPAMVRDVVAHSDALASLR